In one window of Chryseobacterium sp. JV274 DNA:
- the rlmB gene encoding 23S rRNA (guanosine(2251)-2'-O)-methyltransferase RlmB has protein sequence MKDDFIFGLRPVIEAIEAGKTIDKVFVQNALQGPIYAELKAILAKNKIRPNYVPVEKLNRFTRKNHQGVVAFISDVPFHKVEDIVPQLFEQGKTPFLLILDRLTDVRNFGAICRTAECVGVDAIIIPEKGAAPINSDAIKTSAGAIYNIKICKENNLAHAVDFLQQSGISVYAASEKAQKLIYDVNLTEPCAIVMGNEETGISKEVLHHADEKIKLPIEGKTQSLNVSVACGAILYEAVRQKMTAIPNP, from the coding sequence ATGAAAGACGATTTTATTTTCGGGCTGCGTCCCGTGATTGAAGCAATTGAAGCGGGAAAAACGATTGACAAGGTCTTTGTGCAAAATGCACTTCAAGGTCCTATTTATGCTGAACTAAAAGCAATTTTAGCGAAAAATAAAATCCGTCCCAATTATGTTCCGGTTGAAAAACTGAACCGTTTTACAAGAAAAAACCACCAAGGTGTGGTTGCTTTTATTTCGGATGTACCGTTTCATAAAGTGGAGGATATTGTTCCACAATTATTTGAGCAGGGAAAAACTCCTTTTCTTTTAATTCTGGACAGACTTACTGATGTAAGAAACTTTGGTGCTATCTGCAGAACGGCAGAATGTGTAGGTGTTGATGCTATAATCATTCCGGAAAAGGGTGCAGCTCCTATTAATTCTGATGCTATAAAAACCTCTGCAGGTGCTATTTACAATATTAAAATATGTAAAGAAAACAACCTGGCTCATGCTGTGGATTTCCTTCAGCAAAGCGGAATTTCTGTGTATGCAGCCAGTGAAAAAGCTCAGAAATTAATTTATGATGTCAACCTTACAGAGCCATGTGCTATTGTTATGGGGAATGAAGAAACCGGAATTTCTAAAGAGGTTCTGCATCATGCTGACGAAAAAATAAAACTTCCTATTGAAGGAAAAACTCAATCTCTGAATGTTTCTGTAGCATGTGGAGCGATTTTGTATGAAGCGGTAAGACAGAAAATGACTGCTATACCAAATCCTTAA
- a CDS encoding serine hydrolase domain-containing protein, producing the protein MKIKLLLPLFFVPFALNAQTKNTTTDNHLTTELDKIVQKEALTYMQNPARVGLSIGIFKDGKSYFYNYGTTEIGKSELPTSKSVYEIASITKTFTGTLLAHALADGKIKIDDDIRKYLSGNYPNLEFEKHPITVGNLTNHSSGLPQFLPDQSETFKKPMDSVAIALADFYKNYSKKKFYEDLHQAKVDFVPGTNYKYSNVGTQIAGDILEKVYQKSYKDLLSEYITKPLKMNQTIVGTNSAQLLTRYNEKGKVMPRNFTTIMAPAGGILSTTGDLVKYMQYHLDESNKYVKISHTPLVKSDGDGIGLYWRVHTYEDGTQMVFHTGGTFGFSSVLQVYPSKNMGVVILSNESDGESQGKLYDIAENIIRNSSKK; encoded by the coding sequence ATGAAAATAAAATTGCTTTTACCATTATTTTTTGTACCATTTGCATTGAATGCACAGACAAAAAATACAACAACTGACAACCACCTTACCACTGAACTTGATAAAATTGTTCAGAAGGAAGCGCTCACTTATATGCAGAATCCTGCACGTGTAGGGCTCTCAATAGGTATTTTCAAAGATGGTAAAAGTTATTTTTATAATTATGGAACCACGGAAATCGGAAAATCAGAACTTCCGACCTCCAAAAGTGTTTACGAGATCGCATCCATCACCAAGACTTTTACCGGAACACTTCTGGCCCATGCTTTAGCAGACGGTAAAATTAAAATAGATGATGATATCCGGAAATATCTTAGCGGGAATTATCCTAATCTTGAATTTGAAAAACACCCGATAACGGTCGGTAATCTTACCAATCATTCATCAGGATTACCTCAGTTCTTACCGGATCAGTCTGAAACATTCAAAAAACCGATGGACTCTGTTGCCATAGCATTAGCTGATTTTTATAAAAACTACTCGAAAAAGAAGTTTTATGAAGATCTTCATCAGGCTAAAGTAGATTTTGTACCCGGAACAAACTATAAATATTCCAATGTAGGAACACAGATCGCAGGAGATATCCTGGAAAAAGTATATCAGAAAAGCTATAAAGATCTGCTTTCAGAGTATATTACAAAGCCTCTGAAAATGAACCAAACCATTGTTGGTACGAATTCTGCACAGCTATTGACTCGCTATAATGAAAAAGGAAAGGTAATGCCCAGAAATTTCACAACAATTATGGCTCCTGCAGGCGGAATTCTTTCTACAACAGGAGATCTCGTGAAATACATGCAGTACCATTTGGATGAAAGCAATAAATATGTGAAAATATCCCATACTCCTCTTGTAAAAAGTGATGGGGATGGAATCGGACTGTACTGGAGGGTACATACCTATGAAGACGGAACTCAAATGGTTTTTCATACCGGAGGTACATTTGGTTTTTCAAGCGTACTTCAGGTCTATCCATCAAAAAATATGGGAGTTGTTATACTGTCTAATGAGTCAGATGGAGAATCTCAGGGGAAACTGTATGATATTGCAGAAAATATAATAAGAAATAGTAGTAAAAAATAA
- a CDS encoding DUF6263 family protein, with translation MKNIAALALISSIALVSCKKETAKITKVDPKTGKTVTVEVPADSVAKVAENPAIKDSAGVIKQTFKLEKGKTYPLTTYQRDVKTMTDPQGKSITATSESTDEMNFVVNDIKGDVYEMTLNLVAKRNSQSAQGKTVVVDTKLALPKEDDLKMIWNVNKALTGNKLAMKMDTKGNVISITGFDAVYTKVSNAVGTLIKDANQKASVVASLKESFNEKVLKDQFHKNLMIIPKKGVKIGEKWSTSENADASGAVKVTSNYVMKSLGNGSAEIAVTGGIPKKTEKKAQGPITHSLSSELVQNGTIKFDESTGWITNQNINVKTTQIETISDGKQSQSMKSVSNSSVMVNPSAK, from the coding sequence ATGAAGAACATTGCAGCGCTTGCGCTTATATCATCAATAGCTCTTGTATCTTGTAAAAAAGAAACGGCAAAAATAACGAAAGTAGATCCTAAAACCGGAAAAACGGTAACCGTAGAAGTTCCTGCTGATTCTGTGGCAAAAGTTGCAGAAAATCCGGCAATCAAAGATTCTGCGGGAGTTATCAAACAGACTTTTAAGCTTGAAAAAGGGAAAACTTATCCTCTTACCACTTATCAGAGGGATGTAAAAACAATGACGGATCCTCAGGGAAAATCTATCACTGCAACCAGTGAATCTACGGATGAAATGAACTTTGTAGTTAATGATATTAAAGGAGATGTATACGAAATGACCCTTAATCTTGTAGCGAAAAGAAATTCTCAGTCTGCACAGGGAAAAACAGTAGTGGTAGATACCAAGCTTGCTCTTCCTAAAGAGGATGATCTTAAAATGATCTGGAATGTAAACAAAGCACTTACCGGAAACAAACTTGCCATGAAAATGGATACAAAAGGGAATGTAATCTCTATTACAGGATTTGATGCTGTTTATACAAAAGTTTCCAATGCAGTAGGGACTCTTATCAAAGATGCCAATCAAAAAGCGAGTGTTGTGGCAAGTCTTAAAGAATCATTCAATGAAAAGGTATTAAAAGATCAGTTCCATAAAAATCTGATGATTATTCCTAAAAAAGGAGTAAAAATTGGTGAAAAATGGTCTACTTCTGAAAATGCAGATGCAAGTGGAGCTGTAAAAGTAACTTCCAATTATGTAATGAAAAGCTTAGGAAACGGATCAGCAGAAATTGCCGTTACCGGAGGTATTCCTAAGAAGACTGAAAAGAAAGCTCAGGGACCTATTACACACAGCCTGAGCAGTGAACTGGTTCAGAACGGAACCATTAAGTTTGACGAAAGCACAGGATGGATTACCAACCAGAATATCAACGTAAAAACGACACAGATAGAAACCATTTCAGATGGAAAACAATCTCAGTCTATGAAAAGCGTTTCCAATTCATCGGTAATGGTAAACCCATCTGCTAAATAA
- a CDS encoding YfhO family protein has protein sequence MAKNKNFIYIAASLVVFIVLAFLYSTPVFTGKQLFQHDIVQYRGGAKELLDYRANTGNETYWSDSMFGGMPTYQMGSQFKGDIIKKIDSNLNFLPRPVNYLFLLFAGFFLLGMVVVRNWKYALLGATFFGLSTYFYIIIAAGHNGKVNTIEYFAPLLAGILLVYIRKQYIWGFIVTTLFMGLQIAANHPQMTYYLFLALGFLFLSELIRAILKKTPMKHFLISSGIIAASCIIGVGMNSQRIMANSEYVKETVRGKQILNNDSHTSGKSGMDKESMLMWSYGQLETLNLFIPRLMGGGSQEPEGKEMMNRVQELVQENVGSQAEMDRISKGFSGMTYWGDQPGTSGPAYQGAIVCFLAFLGFFFARKKYRYWILGASILTILLAWGSNFMPLSDFFIDYVPFYNKFRAPSSILVVVELLFPLIAILGLYRFFTDEELTEEYKQKILMYTGGGTLGFLLILLIFGKSLLGFSTEGEKTYFPPFLLDYLVDERYKLFRIDAIKAFIYVAITATALFLTLKKKLNQNIALVVIGVVSLFDLWTVNKRYLNDENYVDKIFAENPFQTESSDLLAEKVQGNPNLESILSNVNINKTLETIAEKDKTHYRIYNQTLGVTSETNTSYFKASIGGYHAVKLRRYDDVLNEYINNVDSVKTPNILNLLNAKYMVFGGPEQPQVVPNPKANGNAWFVSDLKFVDSPNQEIKSIGTIDNKKTAVIASSDKSYFDNKPVQADPAAFINLTKYQPNELEFKSQSKTPQLAVFSEVYYPHGWKVLVDEKEVPYIKADYLLRAVHVPAGNHHIRMVFEPEVIEKGKWLSLLSFGLFILLSAFGIFWMNKNKKKEILAEQKA, from the coding sequence ATGGCAAAAAATAAAAACTTCATTTATATTGCAGCTTCATTAGTCGTATTTATAGTTTTAGCATTTTTATATTCCACCCCTGTATTTACAGGAAAACAGCTTTTCCAGCACGATATTGTGCAATACAGAGGAGGAGCAAAAGAACTGCTCGACTATAGAGCGAATACCGGAAATGAAACCTATTGGAGTGACTCCATGTTTGGGGGAATGCCGACTTATCAGATGGGAAGCCAGTTCAAAGGTGACATCATCAAGAAAATCGACAGCAATCTGAATTTCCTGCCAAGGCCGGTTAATTATCTCTTCCTGCTGTTTGCAGGTTTTTTCCTTTTGGGAATGGTAGTAGTCAGAAACTGGAAGTATGCGCTCTTAGGGGCCACTTTCTTCGGACTTTCAACCTATTTTTATATCATTATTGCAGCCGGGCACAATGGTAAAGTAAACACCATTGAGTATTTTGCACCGCTGTTAGCCGGAATTTTACTGGTTTATATCAGAAAACAATACATCTGGGGGTTCATTGTTACTACCCTTTTTATGGGACTTCAGATTGCAGCCAATCACCCGCAGATGACGTATTATCTGTTCCTTGCACTAGGATTTTTATTCTTGTCTGAACTGATCAGAGCAATACTGAAAAAGACACCGATGAAGCATTTCCTTATTTCATCAGGAATTATTGCAGCATCATGCATTATCGGAGTTGGAATGAATTCACAAAGAATCATGGCCAATTCTGAGTATGTAAAAGAAACAGTTCGTGGAAAGCAGATCTTAAATAATGACAGCCATACTTCAGGAAAATCCGGAATGGATAAAGAAAGTATGCTGATGTGGAGCTATGGACAGCTTGAAACTTTAAACCTTTTCATCCCAAGATTGATGGGTGGCGGAAGCCAGGAGCCGGAAGGAAAAGAAATGATGAACAGAGTTCAGGAACTGGTTCAGGAAAATGTTGGTTCACAGGCTGAAATGGACAGAATTTCAAAAGGCTTCAGCGGAATGACCTACTGGGGAGATCAGCCGGGAACTTCAGGACCTGCTTATCAGGGAGCCATTGTATGTTTCCTTGCTTTTTTAGGATTCTTCTTTGCCAGAAAAAAATACCGTTACTGGATCTTAGGTGCTTCTATCCTGACTATTTTACTGGCTTGGGGAAGTAACTTTATGCCATTATCTGACTTCTTTATTGATTATGTTCCGTTTTATAATAAATTCAGAGCCCCTTCTTCAATCCTGGTAGTTGTAGAATTATTATTCCCTTTGATTGCCATTTTGGGATTATACAGATTCTTCACAGACGAAGAGCTGACTGAAGAATACAAGCAGAAAATTCTTATGTATACAGGAGGTGGAACTTTAGGATTTTTATTAATTCTTTTGATCTTCGGAAAATCATTATTAGGGTTTTCTACAGAAGGCGAAAAAACTTATTTTCCTCCTTTCCTACTGGATTATCTTGTAGATGAAAGATATAAACTATTCAGAATAGATGCCATAAAGGCATTTATTTATGTAGCGATTACTGCTACTGCCTTATTCTTAACCTTAAAGAAAAAGCTTAATCAGAATATTGCTTTGGTAGTAATTGGAGTAGTAAGCTTATTTGATCTATGGACCGTAAACAAACGTTATTTAAATGACGAAAACTACGTAGATAAAATATTTGCTGAAAATCCTTTCCAAACAGAAAGTTCAGATCTGCTGGCTGAAAAAGTTCAGGGGAATCCTAATCTGGAATCCATTTTATCCAATGTCAATATTAACAAAACATTGGAAACAATCGCTGAAAAAGACAAAACTCACTACAGAATTTACAACCAGACCCTGGGTGTGACAAGTGAGACCAATACCTCTTATTTTAAAGCTTCAATTGGTGGTTATCACGCCGTAAAACTAAGAAGATATGATGATGTTCTGAATGAATACATCAATAATGTAGACAGTGTAAAAACACCTAATATCTTAAACTTATTAAATGCCAAGTACATGGTTTTCGGAGGACCTGAGCAGCCACAGGTTGTTCCTAATCCAAAAGCCAATGGAAATGCATGGTTTGTAAGTGATTTAAAGTTTGTAGATTCTCCTAATCAGGAAATTAAATCCATCGGGACTATCGACAATAAGAAAACAGCAGTTATTGCATCATCTGATAAATCCTATTTTGACAACAAACCGGTTCAGGCAGATCCTGCTGCATTTATCAATCTTACGAAATACCAGCCTAACGAACTTGAATTTAAATCTCAGTCGAAGACTCCGCAATTAGCAGTATTCTCTGAAGTATATTACCCTCATGGCTGGAAAGTATTGGTGGATGAGAAAGAAGTTCCGTACATCAAAGCAGATTACTTACTTCGTGCAGTACATGTTCCTGCAGGAAACCACCACATCAGAATGGTATTTGAGCCTGAAGTAATTGAAAAAGGGAAATGGCTTTCTCTACTATCATTCGGATTATTCATCCTGTTGTCTGCATTTGGAATTTTCTGGATGAACAAGAATAAGAAAAAAGAAATTTTAGCTGAACAAAAAGCTTAA
- a CDS encoding GIY-YIG nuclease family protein, with protein MEKNFTSKYNCFYLIYFEHFDDIETAIIREKQIKGWTSQKKENLIKEFNPDWKFLNEEIE; from the coding sequence ATTGAAAAAAATTTCACATCAAAATATAATTGTTTTTATTTAATATATTTTGAACATTTTGATGACATTGAGACAGCAATAATAAGGGAAAAGCAAATAAAAGGCTGGACCAGTCAAAAGAAAGAAAACTTAATTAAAGAATTCAATCCGGATTGGAAATTTCTCAATGAAGAGATAGAGTGA
- a CDS encoding glycosyl transferase family 1, with protein MEQKKILIITYYWPPAGGPGVQRWLKFAKYLPDFGWKPIIYTPENPSYPLLDETLMKDVPENIEMVRTKIWEPYQLAEKLNKSNKKFKAGQFDVGKNQSWKSRLSIWVRGNFFIPDARVFWVKPSIKFLEKYLKENKIDTIVTSGPPHSLHLIGLGLKNNIPSLKWIADFRDPWTEISYYKHLKLTKSSDQKHRQLESAVFKNADITLATSYTDAENFRKAGANAVCITNGFDESDSDSKVKGQNSKDQFTLSYIGVLEQLRNPENLWKALDELVKENAEFAADFTLKFVGRIDDKILQSIENSSLKNHIQNLGYLAHGKAVEEMQNSDLLLITNFPNESSKGIIPGKIFEYLASGKQILSFGPDKADVAKILEETQAGKHFSYQDTEIIKKFILEKFILWKNGNLLENTQHIEQFSRKNLTRQLTEIL; from the coding sequence ATGGAACAGAAGAAAATATTGATTATCACCTATTACTGGCCTCCTGCGGGAGGTCCTGGTGTTCAAAGATGGCTGAAGTTTGCAAAATATCTGCCGGATTTCGGATGGAAACCTATCATTTATACTCCGGAAAATCCAAGTTATCCATTACTGGATGAAACCCTGATGAAAGATGTTCCTGAAAATATTGAGATGGTAAGAACCAAGATATGGGAACCTTACCAGCTGGCTGAAAAGCTGAATAAAAGCAATAAAAAATTTAAAGCAGGACAGTTTGATGTAGGAAAAAATCAAAGCTGGAAATCCAGACTTTCGATCTGGGTGAGAGGTAATTTTTTCATTCCTGATGCCAGAGTTTTTTGGGTAAAACCTTCCATTAAATTTCTGGAGAAATACCTGAAAGAAAATAAAATAGATACGATTGTAACTTCGGGTCCTCCCCACTCGCTTCACCTGATTGGTTTAGGACTTAAAAATAATATACCGAGTCTGAAATGGATCGCTGATTTCCGCGACCCATGGACAGAAATTTCTTATTACAAACATCTGAAACTAACTAAAAGTTCGGATCAGAAACACCGTCAGCTTGAAAGTGCCGTATTTAAAAATGCTGACATCACTTTGGCTACAAGCTATACTGATGCGGAAAACTTCAGAAAAGCAGGAGCTAATGCTGTTTGTATTACGAACGGATTTGATGAAAGTGATTCGGATAGTAAAGTAAAAGGACAGAATAGTAAAGATCAGTTTACTCTAAGTTATATTGGTGTTTTAGAGCAACTCAGAAACCCTGAGAATCTTTGGAAAGCACTTGATGAACTGGTGAAGGAAAATGCTGAATTTGCAGCTGATTTTACATTGAAATTTGTAGGCAGAATAGATGATAAAATCCTGCAGTCTATCGAAAATTCAAGTCTGAAAAATCATATTCAGAACCTTGGATATCTTGCCCATGGAAAAGCGGTGGAGGAAATGCAGAATTCAGATCTGCTTCTTATCACCAATTTCCCAAATGAATCTTCAAAAGGAATCATTCCCGGAAAAATATTTGAATATCTGGCTTCAGGAAAACAGATTCTTTCATTCGGGCCGGACAAAGCTGATGTTGCAAAAATTCTGGAAGAAACCCAGGCAGGAAAACATTTCAGTTATCAGGATACAGAAATTATCAAGAAATTTATTCTTGAAAAATTTATCCTTTGGAAAAACGGAAATCTTCTCGAAAACACTCAGCATATTGAGCAGTTCTCAAGAAAAAACCTAACCCGCCAACTGACTGAAATTTTATAA
- a CDS encoding YpdA family putative bacillithiol disulfide reductase, whose amino-acid sequence MEMLDILIIGAGPIGLNCALEAQKNNLSHLIIEKGTIVNSLYNYPLYMRFFSTAEKLEIDEIPFISTAPKPGRQEALEYYQGIARQKKLNINLYEKVLGVSKSNELFEIKTTKATYHAKNLVIATGFYDIPNLMNIPGENLPKVKHYYTEPYPYAKQKIVVVGSSNSAVDAALETYRKGAEVTMIIRHSEISKSVKYWVKPDIENRITEGSIKAHFNAEMIEIKDNTVVFKDENGEIHEIDNDFVLAMTGYLPDFDFLRNSGIELNGDCLNPFYNLETMETNIPNLYLAGVVCGGKDTHLWFIENSRIHAHMIINTILSRS is encoded by the coding sequence ATGGAAATGTTGGATATTCTCATTATCGGGGCCGGACCCATCGGTTTAAACTGTGCCCTTGAAGCTCAAAAAAATAATCTTAGTCATTTAATCATAGAAAAAGGAACCATTGTCAACTCTCTGTACAACTATCCTTTATATATGCGTTTTTTCTCTACTGCAGAAAAACTGGAAATTGACGAAATTCCATTTATTTCGACAGCTCCCAAACCAGGAAGACAGGAGGCATTGGAATATTATCAGGGAATTGCCAGACAAAAAAAACTTAACATCAATCTGTATGAAAAAGTGCTGGGTGTTTCCAAGAGCAATGAGCTGTTTGAGATAAAAACAACCAAAGCAACCTATCATGCTAAAAATCTGGTGATTGCTACCGGATTCTATGATATTCCCAACCTTATGAATATTCCCGGCGAAAATCTTCCAAAGGTCAAGCATTACTATACTGAACCATATCCTTATGCAAAACAGAAAATTGTTGTTGTAGGATCAAGTAATTCTGCGGTGGATGCAGCCCTGGAAACCTATAGAAAAGGTGCTGAAGTAACGATGATTATTCGTCATTCCGAGATTTCAAAAAGTGTAAAATATTGGGTGAAACCGGATATAGAAAACAGAATTACAGAAGGCAGTATTAAAGCCCATTTTAATGCCGAAATGATCGAAATTAAAGATAATACTGTTGTTTTTAAAGATGAAAACGGAGAAATTCATGAAATTGACAATGATTTTGTGCTGGCGATGACGGGTTATCTTCCTGATTTTGATTTTCTGAGAAATTCGGGTATTGAACTCAATGGAGACTGCCTGAACCCGTTCTATAATCTTGAAACTATGGAAACCAATATTCCCAACCTTTATCTTGCAGGAGTTGTATGCGGTGGAAAAGATACTCACCTCTGGTTCATTGAAAACTCGAGAATTCATGCTCATATGATTATCAATACCATTCTTTCCAGATCTTAA
- a CDS encoding MFS transporter, with protein sequence MLALVMLINRAGSMVLPFLGVYMTNHLHFSIENSGIVLSFFGIGSVIGSWLGGMITDKIGEYRVQSLSLLLSVPLFCLIPLFTTEAGLAGIILAQSIVSETFRPANSVAITKYAKPENITRAFSLNRMAVNLGFSIGPALGGILSAISYEFLFFSNALAALLAGLMYIWFFKGRARLAKQKAKKVKEAIVIKKENSPYRDGKFLVYCVFCMLFSICFFQLFSTLTIFYKDTAHMSQQNIGYILGYSGFLIVLLEMGLVQIAEKYFTLAFTMLIGTFLCGVSYAMLAFDYSMVTLVLSMTLLCVGEIWTLPFMSTITALRSGENNKGAYMGLNGMSFSIAFIITPYIGTLIAEKLGFNVLWIGTGVLAAAIAIGFYFIIPWLLKDKNKAEGEMM encoded by the coding sequence ATGCTGGCGTTGGTAATGCTCATCAACAGGGCCGGTTCTATGGTACTTCCGTTTCTGGGAGTTTATATGACCAATCATTTACATTTCAGTATTGAAAATTCAGGAATTGTTCTGAGCTTTTTTGGAATAGGCTCGGTAATTGGTTCGTGGCTGGGAGGTATGATCACAGATAAAATTGGCGAATACAGGGTACAGAGTCTGAGTTTACTCCTCAGTGTTCCATTATTTTGTTTAATTCCGCTTTTTACAACTGAAGCTGGTCTGGCCGGGATTATTTTGGCTCAGAGTATTGTAAGTGAAACATTCCGTCCGGCAAATTCGGTGGCAATCACCAAATATGCGAAACCTGAAAATATCACTAGGGCTTTTTCACTGAACCGTATGGCTGTAAATCTTGGGTTTTCTATCGGGCCTGCATTAGGAGGTATTTTATCTGCTATTTCTTATGAATTTCTGTTTTTCAGTAATGCGCTGGCTGCTTTGCTGGCAGGGCTGATGTATATATGGTTCTTTAAAGGCCGCGCAAGATTGGCCAAACAAAAGGCGAAAAAGGTAAAAGAAGCAATTGTCATTAAAAAAGAGAATTCTCCGTACCGGGATGGTAAATTTTTGGTATACTGTGTATTCTGTATGCTGTTTTCAATATGTTTCTTCCAGTTGTTCAGTACACTGACAATATTTTATAAAGATACCGCACATATGAGTCAGCAAAATATCGGCTATATTCTTGGATACAGTGGTTTTCTGATTGTATTGCTTGAGATGGGTCTTGTACAGATTGCTGAAAAATATTTTACTTTAGCTTTTACCATGCTTATCGGGACTTTCCTGTGTGGAGTTTCCTATGCAATGCTGGCTTTCGATTATAGTATGGTTACCCTTGTGCTGTCTATGACATTACTTTGTGTAGGAGAAATATGGACACTTCCTTTTATGTCAACCATTACAGCATTGCGTTCAGGAGAGAATAATAAAGGTGCTTACATGGGATTGAACGGGATGTCATTTTCTATAGCATTCATTATTACACCTTATATAGGAACACTCATTGCTGAAAAATTAGGATTCAATGTACTTTGGATTGGAACAGGGGTGCTGGCTGCAGCTATTGCCATCGGTTTTTACTTTATCATTCCATGGCTGCTTAAGGATAAAAATAAAGCAGAAGGAGAAATGATGTAA
- a CDS encoding helix-turn-helix domain-containing protein, with product MVTYENLHDTLSFYSIDCRQSYYISSGKPIFEFPKAPFRMDYYALCICTAGEINIEIDRQKYKVDAHSFLMAAPSTIVKFGKTSDDFIMKLLFFDKNFLIKNISNPFIIEKMNLFSKGSYSVVKTTSKNSSLLQNLLDDLEKKSRKQGKFTEEIIRTIIFHLLLETAEIMEQENSSTPGKEDGKKDLYLKFSKLIRENIRQQRTVQFYADQLHVSNKYLIEIIKKASGKTPHEVIDETLLKEAYVMLGNPDITISEIAFDLQFNSASAFGRFFKKHTALSPSEYRNKENIQS from the coding sequence ATGGTAACCTACGAGAATTTACATGATACACTATCCTTTTACAGTATTGACTGCCGGCAATCTTACTATATTTCCTCCGGAAAACCCATTTTTGAATTTCCTAAAGCTCCTTTCAGAATGGATTATTATGCACTGTGCATCTGTACTGCCGGAGAAATCAATATTGAGATAGATCGTCAGAAATATAAAGTAGATGCACACAGTTTTCTTATGGCTGCTCCTTCTACAATTGTAAAATTTGGAAAAACCAGTGATGATTTTATCATGAAACTGCTGTTCTTCGACAAGAATTTTCTGATTAAAAATATTTCCAATCCCTTTATCATTGAAAAAATGAATCTTTTCTCCAAAGGTTCTTACAGTGTTGTAAAAACCACTTCAAAAAATTCTTCATTACTCCAGAATCTTCTGGATGATCTTGAAAAAAAATCGAGAAAGCAGGGTAAATTTACAGAAGAGATTATCCGGACCATTATTTTTCACCTGCTGCTGGAAACGGCTGAGATCATGGAACAGGAAAATTCTTCAACTCCGGGAAAAGAGGATGGAAAAAAAGACCTTTATCTGAAATTCAGCAAACTTATCAGAGAAAATATCAGGCAGCAGCGAACAGTTCAGTTTTATGCGGATCAGCTGCATGTTTCCAATAAATATCTTATAGAAATCATTAAAAAAGCAAGTGGAAAAACACCTCATGAGGTTATTGATGAAACCTTGTTGAAAGAAGCTTACGTTATGCTTGGGAATCCGGATATTACTATTTCAGAGATAGCATTTGACCTTCAGTTTAATTCGGCATCTGCGTTCGGACGCTTTTTCAAAAAGCATACTGCTCTCTCTCCTTCAGAGTACAGAAATAAAGAAAATATTCAGTCATGA